The Flammeovirgaceae bacterium genome contains a region encoding:
- a CDS encoding outer membrane beta-barrel protein, translating into MAKRRFEEEWKSAFEGAEATPTESVWQGIELELERASGAKARRQLVAYRWLAAASVTVALGISALYFLTTDQPPGPALTTKEGAVQIIEDQTKETSVADQQTDRDLRHKKQVNEQPGRIAKRREKVSFSDNSVYSDNPSLPGIAMGDTGISDSWAERKLPVLYSFKNTKLTFQQPEAVADPGMVLLAKLADEEKALNKKEDKGHKDEQLWTSIGVGAGTFNPNASAAATSSSFNATGNSSAGMSYSFGAGVGGRLSNRFVLQGGIAYLSQSASYTSSSFSLEAATAVASLDDYIDRQSNLVATSPYEVVSNLQFVSVPVQAGYLILDGDFAVQLNGGIATDFFIQNTLTPDNDNVAKVTQKAGDESPYRSVNFSGLVGTELSYRVGRHYRIALNPGIRYAFNSIYKPDISREITPVTYDVSVRFRYIFN; encoded by the coding sequence ATGGCGAAGCGCAGGTTTGAAGAAGAATGGAAGTCGGCCTTCGAGGGTGCTGAGGCTACCCCAACGGAATCGGTGTGGCAAGGGATTGAGTTGGAGTTGGAACGGGCTTCAGGTGCAAAGGCTCGCAGGCAACTTGTTGCTTATCGTTGGTTGGCTGCGGCTTCAGTTACTGTTGCTTTGGGTATAAGTGCTTTGTATTTTCTTACCACTGACCAGCCACCTGGCCCTGCATTGACAACGAAGGAAGGTGCTGTACAAATCATCGAAGATCAAACCAAGGAGACTTCGGTCGCAGATCAACAAACTGATAGGGACCTCCGGCACAAAAAGCAGGTAAATGAGCAGCCTGGCAGGATTGCCAAAAGAAGGGAAAAAGTTTCCTTTTCAGATAACTCTGTATATTCAGATAACCCGTCATTACCCGGTATAGCAATGGGTGATACCGGCATTTCTGATAGTTGGGCTGAAAGAAAATTGCCGGTGCTATATTCCTTTAAGAATACGAAATTGACGTTTCAACAGCCTGAAGCGGTTGCTGATCCGGGCATGGTGCTCCTGGCAAAACTGGCTGATGAAGAGAAAGCACTGAATAAGAAAGAAGATAAAGGCCATAAGGATGAGCAGTTGTGGACCTCCATCGGAGTTGGTGCCGGCACGTTTAACCCTAACGCCAGTGCAGCAGCAACATCCAGTAGTTTTAATGCAACCGGTAATTCATCGGCCGGGATGAGTTACTCATTTGGTGCAGGGGTAGGCGGGCGGTTAAGTAACCGTTTTGTGCTGCAGGGCGGTATTGCATATTTAAGTCAGAGTGCATCCTATACTTCCAGTTCGTTCAGCCTGGAAGCTGCTACCGCAGTTGCTTCGCTGGATGATTACATTGACAGGCAGTCGAACCTGGTGGCTACCAGCCCGTATGAAGTTGTCAGCAACCTTCAGTTTGTTTCGGTGCCGGTACAAGCCGGTTATCTTATACTTGACGGTGATTTTGCTGTTCAGTTAAACGGTGGTATCGCTACCGATTTCTTTATTCAGAACACACTCACTCCGGATAATGATAACGTGGCTAAGGTAACGCAGAAGGCCGGGGACGAGTCTCCTTACCGCTCGGTTAATTTTAGCGGCCTTGTTGGCACGGAACTGAGTTACCGCGTAGGCAGGCATTATCGTATTGCTTTAAACCCCGGCATCCGCTATGCATTTAATTCGATATATAAACCGGATATCAGCCGCGAAATTACCCCGGTAACTTACGATGTGTCGGTGCGGTTCCGGTATATTTTTAATTGA